In Saccharomycodes ludwigii strain NBRC 1722 chromosome III, whole genome shotgun sequence, one DNA window encodes the following:
- the PMS1 gene encoding ATP-binding mismatch repair protein (similar to Saccharomyces cerevisiae YNL082W | PMS1 | PostMeiotic Segregation): MSIQKINKVEVHSITSGQVIIDLTSCVKELLENSIDSGATKIEITFKNYGLESIEVNDNGCGISKDNFQSLCLKHFTSKISCFEDLSNNLSTLGFRGEALSSLCCLTGGNLQVLTSCETPPKGNKLLYDTNGQLIDCKVASRNKGTTITVSHLFSNLPVRRKDFEKNHKRKFTHCCNMIQDHAIIQDGITITVWNISSNHNRKNLILSSAPINKGIPKNFTNIFGSNAMKGLGDCQLILEISPKKSFVQEYSFEGGTIVVNGYISQNSFGCGRPTKDRQFLYFNKRPVDYPLIVKIINEVYRSFNNVQYPAFILDFEISVSMLDVNVTPDKRTMLLHNESDVLEQLREALVDYFNKQEMVLPTNNPERIAATYVKKEEHNPIKDTSVDESESLIKFKRRKTDSTDSGNNNTEPSKVEATMDSIISQYTPTTSSLNYTTEKVSIFDVSSNTNNEEKHAAEDTNATDSVESDKQATEDTDDTNSVESDDQMGLEDNKETKSISKHEPHTTKRPNIRSYQLRLDAFSKRVSGNEKDEDHPCCDNSLENGTSVGQESGNTKEEDLIIELDDIKIHEKLKLNTKSKENTKLDIEGHENDEAEDADSSKMSVLNERQPLASSGKTTKKSSVTIENTNKEIIPYIPSLYSYELEINDIKIDAIIKKTEEFLDVTKVKHLSLFNKNDKIEDKDEGENFLTLTVSKSDFTKMKIVGQFNLGFIICTRYIPASKKYDLFIVDQHASDEKYNFEMLQKSHKFKHQYLLRPQPMELSLIDELIVLDNIPIFEANGFKLQVDDKDGDTGKIKLLSLPTSKRVMFDFSDFYELIHLIKEQTADLNHNNCDYGMVRCSKIRSMFAMRSCRMSIMIGKPLTTRTMQRVVHNLGELDKPWNCPHGRPTMRHLMELKDWDSFNNDYEL, from the coding sequence ATGTCTATTCAAAAGATTAATAAAGTTGAAGTTCATAGTATAACATCTGGCCAAGTTATTATAGATTTAACATCATGTGTCAAAGAATTACTAGAAAATAGTATAGATTCCGGTGCTACTAAAATAGAAATCacctttaaaaattacGGGCTAGAATCTATAGAGGTTAATGACAATGGTTGTGGAATATCAAAAGATAATTTTCAAAGCCTGTGTTTAAAACATTTCACTTCAAAGATTTCATGTTTCGAGGATCTAAGTAATAACCTATCTACACTCGGTTTCAGAGGCGAGGCACTATCATCATTATGTTGTTTAACTGGTGGAAATCTACAGGTTTTAACTTCATGTGAAACTCCGCCGAAGGGCAATAAATTATTGTACGACACAAATGGCCAATTGATCGATTGTAAAGTAGCCAGCAGAAATAAGGGGACAACAATAACTGTTAGTCATTTATTTAGTAACCTACCAGTCAGAAGAAAAgactttgaaaaaaatcataaaagaaaattcaCTCATTGTTGTAATATGATTCAAGATCACGCAATTATCCAAGATGGGATCACCATTACAGTTTGGAATATTTCAAGTAATCACAACAGGAAAAACttaattttatcatcaGCCCCTATCAATAAGGGAATACCTAAAAATTTCACCAATATTTTTGGCTCAAATGCTATGAAAGGCTTAGGCGATTGTCAACTAATCTTGGAAATTTCTCCaaagaaaagttttgtACAGGAATACAGTTTTGAAGGAGGTACAATTGTAGTGAATGGATATATCTCCCAAAATTCATTTGGTTGTGGACGACCTACTAAGGATAGGCagtttttatatttcaataaaagaCCGGTAGACTATCCAttaattgtaaaaattataaatgaaGTATACAGATCCTTTAACAATGTTCAATACCCAGCATTTATCTTAGATTTTGAAATAAGTGTGTCTATGCTAGATGTTAACGTTACGCCTGATAAAAGAACTATGTTATTGCACAATGAAAGTGATGTTTTAGAACAATTAAGAGAAGCTCTTGtagattattttaataaacagGAAATGGTTTTACCAACTAATAATCCAGAGAGAATTGCTGCCACTTACgtaaaaaaggaagagcACAATCCTATAAAAGATACTAGCGTTGACGAGTCTGAAAGTTtaatcaaatttaaaagaagaaaaacagACTCTACAGACTCTGGAAATAACAATACGGAGCCTTCTAAGGTAGAAGCCACTATGGACTCAATTATTTCGCAATATACACCAACAACTTCTAGTTTAAATTACACAACTGAAAAGGTTTCTATATTTGATGTATCATCAAACACaaataatgaagaaaaacaTGCTGCGGAAGACACTAATGCTACCGATTCAGTAGAATCTGATAAACAAGCAACTGAAGACACCGATGATACCAATTCAGTAGAATCTGATGACCAAATGGGTTTAgaagataataaagaaacaaaGTCTATTTCAAAACATGAACCACACACAACCAAAAGACCAAATATTAGAAGCTATCAATTAAGACTAGATGCGTTTTCCAAAAGAGTTTCAGGAAATGAGAAAGATGAAGATCACCCTTGTTGTGATAATTCATTAGAAAATGGTACTAGTGTTGGACAAGAAAGTGGGAATACTAAGGAGGAAGATCTTATTATTGAATTAGATGACATCAAAATACATGAGAAACTCAAATTAAACACAAAAAGCAAAGAAAACACAAAATTAGATATCGAGGGACATGAGAACGATGAAGCTGAGGATGCTGATTCATCAAAGATGTCGGTATTAAATGAAAGACAACCATTAGCTTCATCGGggaaaacaacaaaaaaaagcagTGTTACTATtgaaaatactaataaagaaattatcCCGTACATACCAAGTTTATATTCATACGAATTAGAAAtcaatgatattaaaatcGATgcaataattaaaaagacCGAGGAATTTTTGGATGTGACCAAAGTTAAACATTTgtcattatttaataagaATGATAAAATTGAGGATAAAGATGAAGgcgaaaattttttaacgtTAACGGTTTCTAAGTCTGATTTTactaaaatgaaaattgtGGGACAATTTAACCTAGGCTTCATAATATGTACTAGATATATTCCCGCTAGCAAAAAATACGATTTATTTATAGTTGATCAACATGCATCTGATGAAAAgtataattttgaaatgtTACAGAAATCACATAAATTCAAACATCAATATTTATTACGGCCTCAACCTATGGAATTAAGTTTAATAGATGAGTTAATAGTATTGGATAATATTCCTATTTTTGAGGCTAATGGATTTAAATTACAAGTAGATGATAAGGATGGGGATACtggtaaaattaaattattgagTTTACCCACTTCTAAAAGAGTTATGTTTGACTTTTCTGATTTTTATGAATTGattcatttaataaaagaacaaaCTGCCGATTTGaatcataataattgcGATTATGGCATGGTAAGATGTTCTAAAATAAGATCCATGTTTGCTATGAGATCATGTAGAATGAGTATCATGATAGGTAAACCATTAACTACAAGGACCATGCAAAGGGTAGTTCACAATTTGGGTGAACTAGACAAGCCTTGGAATTGTCCACATGGAAGACCAACAATGAGGCATTTGATGGAACTAAAAGACTGGGACTCATTCAACAATGATTATGAATTGTGA